The following are from one region of the Bacteroidales bacterium genome:
- a CDS encoding AraC family transcriptional regulator, whose translation MTPILYIGISQAFFAGLFIAVKKNQSISDKLLAALLFLIAADMSFSLLKSEIIFFREIPPVLPMAFGPLVFLYVKSLISENFIFNYKSLLHFIPFAAFAFATVIFIDKPILPGNNFFENNQFLPYRITYGFTFFSLNTIYVIFSFILVYKHQDNIKNVFSYTSEKITLNWLKVVLFSFLFAYLTLYITGAWYLIKNKSFYIGNINPIEFSYIGLTFFAFAFSFFGFKQLSVYSKKKAPEKKQKYSSSNLKSEDADEILDKLQALMITEKPYLDEKLTISELAEMLKISRHHLTQIINEKLNKNFYTFINEYRIEEVKKMLFDNKKKHYTILAVAYECGFNSKSTFNTLFKKYTGFTPSEYKKKVQNA comes from the coding sequence ATGACCCCGATTTTATATATAGGAATTTCACAAGCATTTTTTGCCGGGCTTTTTATTGCCGTAAAAAAAAATCAAAGTATTTCAGATAAATTGTTGGCTGCTTTGCTCTTTTTAATTGCTGCCGACATGAGTTTTTCATTATTAAAAAGTGAAATCATTTTTTTTCGTGAAATCCCTCCTGTTTTGCCTATGGCATTCGGACCTTTGGTTTTTCTATATGTTAAAAGTTTAATTTCCGAAAATTTTATATTCAATTATAAATCCTTATTACATTTTATTCCTTTTGCTGCTTTTGCTTTTGCAACTGTCATATTTATTGACAAACCAATACTTCCCGGAAATAACTTCTTTGAAAACAATCAATTTCTGCCTTATCGAATAACATACGGTTTTACATTTTTTTCATTGAATACAATATATGTAATTTTTTCATTTATACTTGTTTACAAACATCAAGATAATATTAAAAACGTATTCTCTTATACTTCCGAAAAAATCACACTAAATTGGTTAAAAGTTGTATTGTTCAGTTTTTTATTTGCATACTTAACTTTGTATATAACCGGTGCTTGGTATTTAATAAAAAATAAAAGCTTCTATATCGGAAATATAAATCCTATTGAATTTTCATACATAGGATTAACATTCTTTGCTTTTGCATTCAGTTTTTTCGGGTTTAAGCAATTATCGGTTTATTCAAAAAAGAAAGCACCGGAAAAGAAACAGAAATATTCAAGTTCTAATTTGAAAAGCGAAGATGCAGATGAAATTTTGGATAAATTGCAAGCTTTAATGATTACAGAAAAACCTTATTTGGATGAAAAACTTACAATTTCTGAACTTGCCGAAATGTTAAAAATCTCGCGACATCATCTCACACAAATAATTAATGAGAAACTTAATAAAAATTTCTACACATTTATCAATGAGTACAGAATTGAGGAAGTGAAAAAAATGCTTTTTGATAATAAGAAAAAACATTATACAATTCTTGCCGTTGCCTATGAATGCGGTTTCAATTCAAAATCTACTTTCAATACCTTATTTAAAAAATACACCGGATTTACTCCCTCGGAATATAAAAAAAAGGTTCAAAACGCATAA
- a CDS encoding SDR family oxidoreductase — protein MKTVLITGASSGIGKETAYVFAENKYNLVLAARRKENLEVIKKEIEEKQNVKVDIFDIDLSKTDSAEQLYNQVKAANIPVDVLINNAGFGINGFFKDIDISKEESMLILNIITLTKLTKLFVKDMVKNKNGHIINIASTAAFQGVPKFATYAASKAYVLHFSEAIANELKNDNVKVTVINPGATKSEFADTAGFKGDVFSKAPTSRDLAEFIFLSMKKGKVSAIHGFKNKMLAFSTRMTPRQLLTTIAGKMME, from the coding sequence ATGAAAACAGTATTAATAACCGGAGCATCAAGCGGAATAGGAAAAGAAACAGCTTACGTATTTGCTGAAAATAAATACAACTTAGTTCTTGCGGCAAGACGAAAAGAAAACCTTGAAGTAATTAAAAAAGAAATAGAAGAAAAACAAAATGTAAAAGTTGATATTTTTGATATTGATTTATCTAAAACAGATAGTGCAGAACAGCTTTACAATCAAGTAAAAGCAGCGAATATACCGGTTGATGTTCTTATAAACAATGCCGGTTTCGGAATAAACGGGTTTTTTAAAGATATTGATATCAGCAAAGAAGAAAGTATGTTAATTTTGAACATTATAACTTTAACAAAGTTAACGAAGTTGTTTGTAAAAGATATGGTAAAAAATAAAAACGGACATATTATAAACATTGCATCAACAGCAGCATTTCAAGGAGTACCTAAATTTGCAACTTATGCTGCAAGCAAAGCTTATGTATTACATTTCTCAGAAGCAATTGCAAATGAACTGAAAAACGACAATGTAAAAGTAACGGTTATAAACCCCGGAGCAACAAAATCAGAATTTGCAGATACTGCCGGATTTAAAGGAGATGTTTTTTCAAAAGCTCCTACATCAAGAGATTTGGCAGAATTTATATTTTTATCTATGAAAAAAGGAAAAGTATCGGCAATTCACGGTTTTAAAAATAAAATGCTGGCATTTTCAACCAGAATGACACCCAGACAACTTTTAACAACCATTGCCGGAAAAATGATGGAATAA
- a CDS encoding arsenate reductase ArsC: MKILILCTGNSCRSQMAEGILKSFNKEFEVYSAGTKPAEQVSPYAVKVLKEINIDIRNNYPKSTENFINESFDYVITVCDNAKEICPVFTGDVKHRLHIGFEDPYEATGTEQEILSEYRRIRDEIIIEFNAFNENI, encoded by the coding sequence GTGAAAATTTTAATCCTCTGTACAGGGAATTCTTGTCGCAGCCAAATGGCAGAAGGTATTCTGAAGTCTTTTAATAAAGAATTTGAGGTTTATTCTGCCGGAACAAAACCTGCAGAACAGGTAAGCCCTTATGCTGTTAAAGTTTTGAAAGAAATTAATATTGACATCCGCAACAATTATCCGAAAAGCACCGAAAATTTCATTAATGAAAGTTTTGATTATGTTATAACCGTGTGTGATAATGCAAAAGAAATTTGCCCGGTTTTTACCGGAGATGTAAAACACAGATTGCATATAGGATTTGAAGACCCTTATGAGGCAACCGGAACCGAACAAGAAATATTATCGGAATACAGAAGGATTAGAGATGAAATAATAATCGAATTTAATGCTTTTAATGAAAATATTTAA
- a CDS encoding glycosyltransferase family 39 protein — protein sequence MNKIKPKYLIFIALFIGILTPAVFTDGMFMDGAIYSVISRNLAEGKGTFWQMYFSDTLMTNFKGHPPLALYLNSIGFQLFGDSIFVERFYSLLTGFFAILAIVLIQKEFSKKKVNNVTIISLFVWLSFPLVSWTYANNMLENTMTVFILFSAFFLIKSFEKNRIKMIFLSGVFLFAAFLSKGFPALFIWAMIFFYWAVFKRITFKRMFVDSILLILFTILPVFFMFVFSEEAKNSLFQYFNEQVIGSIQNARTVNSRFFILGSMLKEMIVPVVLITSLLIISKIKKIKIKINKLVLKNSLFFFLIALSAILPIMISLKQRNFYIVPALPFLALSIGYFLENLITIYPNFVSFFKKRFFLPFSYGLLVVSIVMVFIFAGKPGRDFEVLHDVYKIVKVVPEHENILICKETYSNWSLHAYLQRYGKISISNKTESDYFLSEKHCLSDSAFQKIDIDLQRFTLYKK from the coding sequence ATGAATAAGATTAAGCCTAAATATTTAATTTTTATCGCATTATTTATCGGGATTCTGACTCCGGCTGTATTCACAGACGGAATGTTTATGGACGGAGCAATTTATTCTGTTATTTCACGGAATTTGGCAGAAGGGAAGGGAACATTTTGGCAAATGTATTTCTCTGACACATTAATGACAAACTTTAAAGGGCATCCACCTCTTGCATTGTATTTAAATTCAATAGGTTTTCAGCTTTTTGGTGACAGTATTTTTGTAGAAAGATTTTATTCTTTATTAACCGGGTTTTTTGCAATCCTTGCTATTGTATTAATACAGAAGGAATTCTCAAAGAAGAAAGTAAATAATGTTACAATTATCAGTCTTTTTGTATGGTTGTCTTTCCCGTTAGTAAGCTGGACTTATGCAAATAATATGTTAGAAAATACGATGACTGTTTTTATTTTGTTTTCAGCATTTTTTCTTATAAAAAGTTTTGAGAAGAATAGGATAAAAATGATTTTTCTTTCCGGAGTTTTTCTTTTTGCCGCTTTTTTGAGCAAAGGATTTCCTGCATTATTTATTTGGGCAATGATTTTCTTTTATTGGGCTGTTTTCAAAAGGATTACTTTTAAAAGAATGTTTGTCGACTCTATTTTGTTGATATTGTTTACCATTTTACCTGTGTTTTTTATGTTTGTTTTTTCTGAAGAAGCAAAAAATAGTTTGTTCCAATATTTTAACGAACAAGTAATCGGAAGCATTCAAAATGCAAGAACCGTAAACAGTAGATTCTTTATACTGGGAAGTATGTTAAAAGAAATGATTGTACCGGTTGTTTTAATAACAAGTTTGTTAATTATTTCAAAAATTAAAAAGATAAAAATTAAGATTAATAAATTAGTCTTAAAAAATAGTCTTTTCTTTTTTCTGATTGCTCTGTCAGCTATTCTTCCGATTATGATAAGTTTAAAACAACGGAATTTCTATATTGTTCCGGCTTTACCTTTTTTAGCATTATCAATCGGTTATTTTTTGGAAAATTTAATAACTATTTATCCGAATTTTGTTTCATTTTTTAAGAAAAGATTCTTTTTACCTTTTTCTTACGGATTGTTAGTTGTAAGTATTGTTATGGTTTTTATATTTGCAGGCAAACCGGGTAGAGATTTTGAGGTTTTACACGATGTTTATAAAATTGTTAAGGTTGTTCCTGAACATGAAAATATTTTGATTTGCAAAGAAACATATTCAAATTGGTCTTTACATGCTTATTTGCAAAGATACGGGAAAATAAGTATTTCAAATAAAACAGAAAGTGATTACTTTTTAAGTGAAAAACACTGTTTATCTGATTCTGCTTTTCAAAAAATTGATATTGACTTGCAAAGATTTACGCTTTATAAAAAGTAA
- a CDS encoding glycosyltransferase family 2 protein, with protein sequence MKIAIVILNWNGKKYLEKFLPSVVKYSQGEDITIIVADNGSTDNSVSFVQNSYSEIQLILFDKNYGFTGGYNKALEQIDAEYFVLLNSDLEVTKNWIEPIIKMMDNDDTIAAAMPKIRSYEKQCSFEYAGASGGFIDKYGYPFCRGRIIGTIEEDTGQYDKTSEIFWASGAAMFVRAKLFIETGGLDNDFFAHMEEIDLCWRLKNKGYKIIVNPESVVYHVGGGTLSNNNPHKIFLNYRNNLLLLLKNLPKRKILPIIFSRLILDGLSGFIYLVGLKFGFFFAVIKAHFSFYGKIRATLKKREKNTNKKHKEIYKRSIVFDYFIKKKKTFNKLDF encoded by the coding sequence ATAAAAATAGCCATTGTAATACTTAACTGGAACGGTAAAAAATATTTAGAAAAGTTTTTACCTTCTGTTGTAAAATATTCACAAGGTGAAGATATCACTATTATTGTTGCAGATAACGGTTCAACAGACAATTCAGTTTCTTTTGTGCAAAATTCATATTCGGAAATTCAATTAATTTTGTTTGATAAGAATTACGGATTTACCGGTGGTTATAATAAAGCTTTGGAACAAATTGATGCTGAATATTTTGTATTACTAAACTCAGACCTTGAAGTTACAAAGAATTGGATAGAGCCGATTATTAAAATGATGGATAATGATGATACGATTGCTGCTGCAATGCCGAAAATCAGATCTTATGAAAAACAATGCAGTTTTGAATATGCCGGGGCATCAGGCGGTTTTATCGACAAATACGGTTATCCGTTTTGCAGAGGCAGAATAATCGGAACAATTGAAGAAGATACCGGGCAATATGATAAAACTTCTGAAATTTTTTGGGCAAGCGGTGCGGCAATGTTTGTAAGAGCAAAATTATTTATTGAAACCGGAGGTTTAGATAATGATTTCTTTGCCCACATGGAAGAAATTGATTTGTGTTGGCGATTAAAAAATAAAGGATATAAAATTATTGTAAATCCCGAAAGTGTTGTTTATCATGTCGGAGGAGGAACCTTGTCTAATAATAATCCACATAAAATATTTCTGAATTACAGAAATAATTTGTTGTTATTATTGAAAAATTTACCGAAAAGGAAAATATTGCCGATTATTTTTTCTCGTTTAATACTTGACGGTTTATCAGGATTTATTTATCTTGTAGGCTTGAAATTTGGTTTCTTTTTTGCGGTAATAAAAGCACATTTCAGTTTTTACGGTAAAATTAGAGCAACTTTAAAGAAGAGAGAAAAGAATACGAATAAAAAACATAAAGAAATTTATAAACGGAGTATCGTTTTTGATTACTTTATAAAAAAGAAAAAAACATTTAATAAATTAGATTTTTAA
- a CDS encoding polyprenol monophosphomannose synthase → MVSDSIVIIPTYNEKENIENIIRKVFSFEKIFHILIVDDGSPDGTADIVKALQKEFSDRLFIIEREGKLGLGTAYITAFHWAIEKGYDFIFEMDADFSHPPHDLLNLYDACKNKGFDVAVGSRYIRGISVVNWPLGRILMSYYASMYVRIITGMKIKDTTAGFVCYKKEVLENIGIDDIKMKGYGFQIEMKYRSVKLRYKVTEVPIIFTDRTEGSSKMSGGIFSEALWGVFKMRLNSGKIKKRIKTD, encoded by the coding sequence ATTGTGTCTGACAGTATTGTAATAATACCAACCTATAACGAGAAAGAAAATATTGAAAATATTATCAGAAAAGTATTTTCTTTTGAAAAAATATTTCATATTTTAATTGTTGATGACGGTTCGCCTGACGGAACTGCTGATATTGTAAAAGCTCTACAAAAAGAATTCTCCGACAGGTTATTTATAATTGAAAGAGAAGGAAAACTCGGTTTAGGAACTGCTTATATAACGGCATTTCATTGGGCAATTGAAAAAGGATATGATTTTATTTTTGAAATGGATGCAGATTTTTCACATCCTCCCCACGATTTACTTAACTTATATGATGCTTGCAAGAATAAAGGATTCGACGTAGCAGTCGGTTCAAGATATATTAGAGGCATCAGTGTTGTTAACTGGCCTCTCGGACGTATTTTAATGTCGTATTATGCTTCAATGTATGTCAGAATTATTACGGGAATGAAAATAAAAGACACAACAGCCGGTTTTGTTTGTTATAAAAAAGAAGTTCTGGAAAATATTGGTATTGATGACATTAAAATGAAAGGTTACGGGTTTCAAATTGAAATGAAATATCGTTCTGTAAAGTTAAGATACAAAGTTACCGAAGTTCCTATTATTTTTACCGACAGAACAGAAGGAAGCTCTAAAATGAGCGGAGGAATTTTCAGTGAAGCTCTTTGGGGCGTTTTTAAAATGCGATTAAATTCAGGAAAAATTAAAAAACGAATAAAAACAGATTAA